A stretch of DNA from Cellulomonas fengjieae:
GTCGGCCCGCACGACGAGGTCGAGGACGCGCTCGCGGCCATGCAGCGCTCCGGGTCGCACCTGGCGCGGGTCGACGAGGACGGCCGAGCGGTCGGCGTGGTCTTCCTGGAGGACATCCTCGAGGAGCTCGTCGGCGAGGTCCGGGACGCGATGCAGCGGGGCCAGATGTTCTGAGGGCGCGGTACGTCTGCGCGGTTCACGCGCCGTTTTCGGCGTGTCGCCCGCGTGTCGCGCTCCCGGGCTGGACGGCGGTCCAAGACGTTTGGAAGCGCGACCGCAAGACGTTACTGTTTCGTGACCGTAAGCCGACAGGGCCGTCCGCGGTGCTCCGCAGGACGACGTCGCCCGACCGGACGATACGTGGACAGATCTGGAGGTGTCGTGGGTTCGCACAGCGAGGACGCCGTGTCGAGGCCCCCGACCCGTCGCAGCCTGCGCGAGGCCGAGCGGCGGTCCGCGACGAGCGGCGCACAGCCCCAGGTCGCGCCCCCAGGGGTATCCGCTCCGGGCGGCCCCACCGCCCACCAGGTGCCGTCCTGGGCGCACCACGGTCCCGTCGCCCCGAGCTCGCGCCCGGCGCACAGCCCGGCTCCCGCCCCGGTGCCGCGCCCCGTACCCGCCCCGGTCTCGCGCCCGGCTCCCGCCCCGGCCACCGAGGCCCTCACGGCCGTCCCGCAGGTCACCGCTGCCGCGCCCGCCCGCTCCGCGTGGTCCACCTCTCCGCGGGTGCCGGCCACCCAGCCCGCGCCGGCCACTGCGAAGCAGGCGCCGGCCAGCGCACCGCAGGCGCCGGCCCGCGCCGAGGTCGCCCCGGCGCCCGACCAGTCGTCGGCCGCCCGCGTCGCGTCGCCCACCGCCTCGCGGCCCGCACCGAAGCCCGACCGGCCGGTCCACCCCAGGGTGGAGGACGTCCCCGAGCTCGCCGGCGTCCCGCACGGCAGCATCCGCCGCACACCCCGCCCCACCCGCGCGGCCGCCCGGCTCGGCGTGCTGGGCGTCCTCGCCGGCATCACGGTCGTCATCCCGGTCACCCAGGGCCTCGTGGCCGGCCCGGTGGCCTTCGGCTCCGACGCGCTGGCCGACTCCAGCCTCCCGAGCACCGTCTCGGCGCTCGCCGGCGCGTCGCTGTCCGCGCTGCCGCCCACGTCGCTGGCCTCCACGGACGGCGCCCTGCAGGCGCGCGGCCTGGCCGCCGCGAGCCGGGCGGAGGAGCGTTCCGCGCTCCCCGGCTGCGACGGCTCGCTGCGTGCCGCCGGGCAGAACGGTCTGCTCCGGACGGCGGACCTGTGCACGCTGTGGGACAACCACACGCAGCTGCGGGCCGACGCGGCGGTCTCCCTGGCCGAGTTCAACCAGGCGTTCGCCGCGCGGTTCGGCGGCGACCTGTGCCTGTCCAGCGGCTATCGCACGCTCGCGGCCCAGCGGTCGGTGAAGGCGCAGAAGGGCGGCCTCGCCGCGGCCCCCGGCAAGAGCAACCACGGCTGGGGCCTCGCGATCGACCTCTGCCAGGACCAGACGTCCGGCGTGAAGTGGCGCTGGATCAACGAGAACGGCCCGGCCTACGGCTGGGAGAACCCCGCGTGGGCGCAGCCGGGTGGCAGCGGCCCGTTCGAGCGGTGGCACTGGGAGTACACCAAGGGCGTCCAGGCCGACGGCGAGTACTACGACAGCTGAGGCTGTTCGTCAGGCCGCCGGTCCGTCGGCTCCGACTCGTCGGACCACGCTCGTCGGGCCACCGCCCTGACCCTCAGACGAGGGTCAGGCCCCAGGTGATCACGTGCGTGGCGCCGGGTGCCAGCTGCACCAGGTCGTTGCCGGTGCGGAACGCGTCGGCGATGCACGTCATCGGCTCCGCGGCCACGCCCCGGCGCTGGATGAGCGCCACGGTGTCGCCGGTGCAGACCTGCCAGGCACGGGCTGCGCCGTCCGCCCACATGGCCACGGTGCGCCCGTCGGAGCCGCCCAGTCGGATCCAGGACAGCCCGTCGGCGTCGCGGTCGAGGTCGATCCACGCGTCGTCGAGGGCGAGCCCCGCCAGCGGGCGCGGGGACCGCAGGTCGTAGTCGCCCGAGACCCGCTCCGTGCCGGTCGGCAGCATGCGGTCGTCGATCGTCACGTGCCGCGCGGCGTCCACCTGCAGCGTGCAGTCGTCCACGCTGCCGTCGCCCGGGGACAACCACGGGTGGAACCCGATGCCGTACGGCGCAGTCGTCGTGCCCAGGTTGGTCGCCTCGGCGGTCACGCGCAGGCCGCCCGCCGTCAGCTCGTAGGTCACCTGCAGGCGGACCGGCCACGGGTACCCGTGGGTCGGGACGACGACGTGCTCCAGCACCACCGTCGTGGCGTCGGCGCTGAGCGTCTCGAAGGTCGTGTGGGCGACCAGCCCGTGCAGAGCGGTCTGCCGCGACGGCTCGGTCAGCGGGACCTCGTACGTGGTGCCCTCGTAGCCGTACGTCCCGTCGCGCAGCCGGTTGGGCCACGGTGCCAGGACCGCCCCGGAGAACGCCGGCGGGATCTCCGTCTCGTCGAACGGCAGGACGACGTCGCGGCCGTCGACGACGTACTCGCGCAGGCTCGCGCCGACGGCGGTTACGACGGCGCGCTGCGCACCGAGCTCGAGGACGTGCTGGCGGCCGGTCGGCAGGGGTGTGGTGAGGGTCGTGGACACGCTCACACGGTATCTGCCCGCCGTCCCGTCTGTGGACAACGGGGTGTGCGACGCGCGTCGTGTCCCCTAGGGTTCCGGCCAGCGTGCAGACCGGACATGACGGACGTATCGGACGCTGTGACGGGCGCGTGATCGACCTGGGACCGAGAGCGAGGGGGCGCCGTGGACGGGGTGGCGATCCTCGAGACCGAGGTGCGCGAGCTGATCCGCCGCCGCGGTCTGGACCCCGTGCGGGACCGCCCCGGCGTGGTCGCCCTGGTCTCGGACGCGATCGCCGACTACGACGAGCGGTCGGTCGTCGGCGCCGTCCCGCCTCTGGTCGACGCGGTCGCCGCGCACAAGGCGGTGGTGGATGCGGTCGCGGGGCTGGGTCCGCTGCAGAAGTACCTCGACGACCCCGAGGTCGAGGAGATCTGGATCAACTCGCCCACGCAGGTGTTCGTCGCGCGCCGCGGCGAGGCCGAGCTCACCACGACCATGCTCACGGACGGCCAGGTGCGGGACCTGGTGGAGAAGATGCTCAAGGTCTCGGGGCGTCGGCTGGACCTGTCGAGCCCGTTCGTGGACGCGAGCCTGCCCGGCGGTGAGCGGCTGCACGCGGTGATCCCGGACGTCACGCGGCGGCACTGGTCGGTGAACATCCGCAAGTACGTGGTGCCGGCGACCTCGCTGGACGACCTCGTCGCCCTGGGGACGGTGTCCCCGCACGCGGCCGCGTTCCTGGCGGCGGCCGTCCGCGCGGGCCTGAACGTGCTGGTCTCCGGGGGCACCCAGGCGGGCAAGACCACCATGCTCAACGCCCTCGCGGGAGCCATCCCGGCGCGGGAGCGCGTGATCACGTGCGAGGAGGTCTTCGAGCTGCGGCTCGTCGCGCGCGACTGGGTCGCCATGCAGTGCCGCCAGCCCAGCCTGGAGGGCACCGGGGAGATCCCGCTGCGCCGGCTGGTCAAGGAGGCGCTGCGGATGCGGCCGAGCCGGCTGCTGGTCGGCGAGGTGCGCGAGGCGGAGGCGCTCGACCTGCTGATCGCGCTGAACGCGGGCGTGCCGGCGATGTGCACCATCCACGCGAACTCCGCACGGGAGGCGCTGACCAAGCTGTGCACGCTGCCGTTGCTCGCCGGGGAGAACGTGTCGGACCGGTTCGTCGTGCCGACGGTCGCCTCCGCGGTGGACCTCGTCGTGCACCTGGACATCGACGGCAACGGACGTCGGCTGGTGCGTGAGGTCGTGGCGGTGCCCGGCCGGGTCGAGCAGGGCATCGTGGAGACCGCCGACGTCTTCCACGCACGCGACGCCCACCTGGTCCGCGCCGACGGCTACCCGCCGCACCCCGAACGCTTCGCCCGCGCCGGGATCGACCT
This window harbors:
- a CDS encoding M15 family metallopeptidase, whose amino-acid sequence is MSRPPTRRSLREAERRSATSGAQPQVAPPGVSAPGGPTAHQVPSWAHHGPVAPSSRPAHSPAPAPVPRPVPAPVSRPAPAPATEALTAVPQVTAAAPARSAWSTSPRVPATQPAPATAKQAPASAPQAPARAEVAPAPDQSSAARVASPTASRPAPKPDRPVHPRVEDVPELAGVPHGSIRRTPRPTRAAARLGVLGVLAGITVVIPVTQGLVAGPVAFGSDALADSSLPSTVSALAGASLSALPPTSLASTDGALQARGLAAASRAEERSALPGCDGSLRAAGQNGLLRTADLCTLWDNHTQLRADAAVSLAEFNQAFAARFGGDLCLSSGYRTLAAQRSVKAQKGGLAAAPGKSNHGWGLAIDLCQDQTSGVKWRWINENGPAYGWENPAWAQPGGSGPFERWHWEYTKGVQADGEYYDS
- a CDS encoding aldose 1-epimerase family protein gives rise to the protein MSTTLTTPLPTGRQHVLELGAQRAVVTAVGASLREYVVDGRDVVLPFDETEIPPAFSGAVLAPWPNRLRDGTYGYEGTTYEVPLTEPSRQTALHGLVAHTTFETLSADATTVVLEHVVVPTHGYPWPVRLQVTYELTAGGLRVTAEATNLGTTTAPYGIGFHPWLSPGDGSVDDCTLQVDAARHVTIDDRMLPTGTERVSGDYDLRSPRPLAGLALDDAWIDLDRDADGLSWIRLGGSDGRTVAMWADGAARAWQVCTGDTVALIQRRGVAAEPMTCIADAFRTGNDLVQLAPGATHVITWGLTLV
- a CDS encoding CpaF family protein: MDGVAILETEVRELIRRRGLDPVRDRPGVVALVSDAIADYDERSVVGAVPPLVDAVAAHKAVVDAVAGLGPLQKYLDDPEVEEIWINSPTQVFVARRGEAELTTTMLTDGQVRDLVEKMLKVSGRRLDLSSPFVDASLPGGERLHAVIPDVTRRHWSVNIRKYVVPATSLDDLVALGTVSPHAAAFLAAAVRAGLNVLVSGGTQAGKTTMLNALAGAIPARERVITCEEVFELRLVARDWVAMQCRQPSLEGTGEIPLRRLVKEALRMRPSRLLVGEVREAEALDLLIALNAGVPAMCTIHANSAREALTKLCTLPLLAGENVSDRFVVPTVASAVDLVVHLDIDGNGRRLVREVVAVPGRVEQGIVETADVFHARDAHLVRADGYPPHPERFARAGIDLPALLRGRT